Proteins co-encoded in one Variovorax terrae genomic window:
- a CDS encoding NAD-dependent epimerase/dehydratase family protein: MQRVLITGGAGFIGSHSAEALLAQGVQVRVLDNLSSGRRDRLPADALADGRLTLLEGDVRDARAVDAAVQGCDAVLHLAAQVSVQSSVAEPVASSSHNVTGFLNVIDAVRRLQVPRLVYASSAAVYGAPASLPLDEASVPLPLSPYGLEKFINDQYAALYRTLYGVSAIGMRYFNVYGPRQDPRSSYAGVISKFADGLESGAVLRVFGDGSQTRDFVYVGDVAEANRRALASGVQGVLNVGTGRSVSLLELIEAMTEAFGRPAQVRHEAPAAGDVLHSATTPARLQQALDYRPGTSLVQGLRALAASLRGA; this comes from the coding sequence ATGCAACGTGTTCTGATCACAGGGGGGGCCGGCTTCATCGGCTCGCACAGCGCCGAGGCGCTGCTGGCGCAAGGCGTGCAGGTGCGCGTGCTGGACAACCTGTCCAGCGGCCGGCGCGACCGGCTGCCCGCCGATGCGCTGGCCGACGGCCGGCTCACGCTGCTCGAAGGGGACGTGCGCGACGCGCGGGCGGTGGACGCCGCCGTGCAGGGCTGCGACGCCGTGCTGCACCTGGCGGCGCAGGTCTCGGTGCAAAGCTCGGTGGCCGAGCCCGTGGCCTCGTCGAGCCACAACGTCACCGGCTTTCTCAACGTGATCGACGCGGTGCGCCGCCTGCAGGTGCCGCGCCTGGTCTACGCGTCCAGCGCCGCGGTGTACGGCGCGCCCGCGTCGCTGCCGCTGGACGAGGCGTCGGTGCCGCTGCCGCTGTCGCCCTACGGGCTGGAGAAATTCATCAACGACCAGTATGCGGCGCTGTACCGCACGCTGTATGGCGTGTCGGCCATCGGCATGCGCTATTTCAACGTGTACGGCCCGCGCCAGGACCCGCGCTCCTCCTATGCCGGCGTGATCAGCAAGTTCGCCGACGGCCTTGAATCGGGCGCTGTGCTGCGGGTCTTCGGCGACGGCTCGCAGACCCGCGACTTCGTCTACGTGGGCGACGTGGCCGAGGCCAACCGGCGCGCGCTGGCCTCCGGGGTGCAGGGCGTGCTCAACGTCGGCACCGGCCGCTCGGTCAGCCTGCTGGAGCTGATCGAGGCCATGACCGAGGCCTTCGGCCGGCCGGCGCAGGTGCGCCATGAAGCGCCCGCCGCCGGCGACGTGCTGCACTCGGCCACCACGCCGGCGCGCCTGCAGCAGGCCCTGGACTACCGGCCCGGGACCTCGCTGGTGCAGGGCCTGCGGGCCCTCGCCGCCTCGCTGAGGGGAGCCTGA
- a CDS encoding class I adenylate-forming enzyme family protein, which produces MKSAVVLPDVLLRHAAARPQATALCFGERRFSYGELARRAECAAARLWHDGGVRAGDRVAYLGLNHPDQLTLLFALARIGAMLVPMNFRLAPPEWEAVLADCTPRAVLHDEAWREAARALAQRYGLASHDIEALAGEPAPGAAPDHAAPSAPALLVYTSGTTGRPKGAVHTQANLLANMAAAQAVQSLDAADVVATMLPMFHVGGLCIQTLPALYAGASVILHARFEPGAALAGFERDRPTLTLQVPATLRALVEHPDWAAADLSSLRAVWAGSSTLPHQWVQAFHARGVPVCNVYGATETGPFSIALPPAQAFSHAGSCGWPAPGVELRLAHLQQEVGEVLLRAPNVVQHYWPEQPARDAEGWFHTGDLARLAADGSCTIVGRAKDMIISGGENIYPAEIENLLAEHPDIAECAVLGVEDARWGEAVVAAVVLRPGGAVADDALDAFLRQRLARYKLPRRYVRLEALPKTALGKVQKAALRSRLAPQAGPLPS; this is translated from the coding sequence ATGAAATCTGCTGTCGTTCTTCCCGACGTGCTGCTGCGCCACGCTGCCGCGCGCCCGCAGGCCACGGCCCTGTGCTTTGGCGAGCGCCGCTTCAGCTATGGCGAACTGGCCCGCCGCGCCGAGTGCGCGGCGGCGCGGCTGTGGCACGACGGGGGGGTGCGCGCCGGCGACCGCGTGGCCTATCTCGGCCTGAACCATCCCGACCAGCTGACCCTGCTGTTCGCGCTGGCGCGCATCGGCGCGATGCTGGTGCCGATGAATTTCCGGCTGGCGCCGCCCGAATGGGAGGCGGTGCTGGCCGACTGCACGCCGCGCGCCGTGCTGCACGACGAGGCTTGGCGCGAGGCCGCGCGGGCGCTGGCGCAGCGCTACGGCCTGGCCAGCCACGACATCGAGGCGCTGGCGGGCGAGCCGGCGCCAGGCGCCGCGCCCGACCACGCCGCGCCGTCGGCGCCCGCGCTGCTGGTCTACACCTCGGGCACCACCGGCCGGCCCAAGGGGGCCGTGCACACGCAGGCCAACCTGTTGGCCAACATGGCAGCGGCGCAGGCGGTGCAGTCGCTCGATGCCGCCGACGTGGTGGCCACCATGCTGCCGATGTTCCATGTGGGCGGGCTGTGCATCCAGACGCTGCCGGCGCTGTACGCCGGCGCCTCGGTGATCCTGCACGCCCGCTTCGAGCCCGGGGCGGCGCTGGCCGGCTTCGAGCGCGACCGGCCCACGCTCACGCTGCAGGTGCCCGCCACCCTGCGCGCGCTGGTCGAGCACCCGGACTGGGCCGCCGCGGACCTGTCGAGCCTGCGCGCGGTCTGGGCCGGCTCGAGCACGCTGCCGCACCAATGGGTGCAGGCCTTCCATGCGCGCGGCGTGCCGGTCTGCAACGTGTACGGCGCCACCGAGACCGGCCCGTTCTCGATCGCGCTGCCGCCCGCGCAGGCGTTCAGCCACGCGGGTTCCTGCGGCTGGCCCGCGCCCGGCGTGGAGCTGCGCCTGGCCCATCTGCAGCAGGAGGTGGGCGAGGTGCTGCTGCGCGCGCCGAACGTGGTGCAGCACTACTGGCCCGAGCAGCCCGCGCGTGATGCCGAGGGCTGGTTCCACACCGGCGACCTGGCCCGCCTGGCGGCCGACGGCAGCTGCACCATCGTCGGCCGGGCCAAGGACATGATCATCTCGGGCGGCGAGAACATCTATCCCGCCGAGATCGAGAACCTGCTGGCCGAGCACCCCGACATCGCCGAGTGCGCGGTGCTGGGGGTGGAGGATGCCCGCTGGGGCGAAGCCGTGGTGGCGGCCGTGGTGCTGCGGCCCGGCGGCGCGGTGGCCGACGACGCGCTCGACGCCTTCCTGCGCCAGCGCCTGGCGCGCTACAAGCTGCCGCGCCGCTACGTGCGGCTCGAGGCCCTGCCGAAGACCGCGCTGGGCAAGGTGCAGAAGGCCGCGCTGCGGTCCCGGCTGGCGCCGCAGGCCGGGCCGCTGCCATCGTGA
- a CDS encoding Spy/CpxP family protein refolding chaperone, giving the protein MTPAPTPDVLRLPDRRRMAGLAALSGLVMLSLQSRAQDTQGRAPRSDRPGDAAARIDALVARMLQRVDGSPAQKERITGIAHAALADIGPLREQHRAARLQGLALLAAPTLDRAALEQLRQSQLRLLDALSRRATQALADAAEVLQPQQRRLLATRLKERLSRPGPG; this is encoded by the coding sequence ATGACCCCCGCTCCCACGCCCGATGTGCTGCGTCTGCCCGACCGCCGCAGGATGGCCGGACTGGCCGCCCTGAGCGGACTGGTCATGCTGTCGTTGCAAAGCCGTGCGCAGGACACCCAGGGCCGCGCCCCGCGCAGCGACCGACCGGGCGATGCGGCCGCGCGCATTGACGCCCTGGTGGCGCGGATGCTGCAGCGCGTGGACGGCAGCCCCGCGCAAAAGGAACGGATCACCGGCATCGCGCACGCGGCGCTGGCGGACATCGGCCCGCTGCGCGAGCAGCACCGCGCGGCGCGCCTGCAGGGCCTGGCGCTGCTGGCCGCGCCCACGCTCGACCGCGCGGCGCTCGAGCAGTTGCGGCAGTCGCAGCTGCGGCTGCTCGACGCGCTGAGCCGGCGCGCCACGCAGGCCCTGGCCGATGCGGCCGAGGTGCTGCAGCCCCAGCAGCGCCGGCTGCTGGCAACCCGCCTGAAAGAACGCCTGTCACGCCCCGGGCCGGGCTGA
- a CDS encoding response regulator transcription factor, translated as MSAQLLMIEDDTRLAQMVGEYLAQSGFGFTHAADAHTGLARLQDPTSGVLPDLVILDLMLPDLDGLEVCRRIRALPGETAQTPVLMLTAKGDPMDRIIGLELGADDYLPKPFEPRELLARIRAILRRRTEGAAPSLKLLRFGSLEIDRDARSVTVNGQPCDLTSYQFDLLITLAERAGRVLTRDQIMEAVRGRELEAFDRSIDVHMGRIRAAIESDAKNPKRILTVRGVGYVFAKQQD; from the coding sequence ATGAGCGCACAACTGCTGATGATCGAAGACGATACCCGCCTGGCCCAGATGGTCGGGGAGTATCTTGCGCAATCGGGCTTTGGCTTCACCCATGCGGCCGACGCGCACACGGGCCTGGCCCGGCTGCAGGACCCGACCTCCGGCGTGCTGCCCGACCTGGTGATCCTGGACTTGATGCTGCCCGACCTGGACGGGCTCGAAGTGTGCCGCCGCATCCGCGCCCTGCCGGGCGAAACGGCCCAGACCCCGGTGTTGATGCTCACCGCCAAGGGCGACCCGATGGACCGCATCATCGGGCTGGAGCTGGGCGCCGACGACTACCTGCCCAAGCCGTTCGAGCCGCGCGAGCTGCTCGCGCGCATCCGCGCCATCCTGCGCCGGCGCACCGAAGGCGCCGCGCCCTCGCTCAAGCTGCTGCGCTTCGGCTCGCTCGAGATCGACCGCGATGCCCGCAGCGTCACGGTCAACGGCCAGCCCTGCGACCTGACCTCCTACCAGTTCGACCTGCTGATCACGCTGGCCGAGCGCGCCGGCCGCGTGCTCACGCGCGACCAGATCATGGAAGCCGTGCGCGGGCGCGAGTTGGAGGCGTTCGACCGCTCGATCGACGTGCACATGGGCCGCATCCGCGCGGCCATCGAGAGCGACGCCAAGAACCCCAAGCGCATCCTCACCGTGCGCGGCGTGGGCTACGTGTTCGCCAAACAGCAGGACTGA
- a CDS encoding sensor histidine kinase produces MAATLQTAPAASAGRSLINPLATLARRLYVRLWLAVVLAVAVLTLLVGWAWRAAADLPLREVVVRNEAGQVIGNGQSRMRPPPPADAEATAPPQESPEDESRAGAPGHPGPGPQFVVRMNDGQTLHIHLPRPQRSPWTRAPFGFFWMLGLVGVAVALATYPIIRTLTRHLEQLQRGVEQWGAGDLSVRVPVRGQDEVAFLAERFNSAAERIETLVKSHKSLLANASHELRSPLTRIRMGLELMGTQPSPAFRQEISRNIAELDQLIDEILLASRLDAREADLGTVEPVDLTGLAAEECARLGAELDAGTQDVTVRGVSKLLRRAIRNLLENARRYTDGDITVIVRCEGRQAVLQVCDRGPGVPAGQRERIFEPFYRMPGASEREGGVGLGLSLVRSIALRHGGSVRCEAREGGGACFVLQLPLQQV; encoded by the coding sequence ATGGCCGCCACGCTGCAGACCGCGCCGGCCGCCTCGGCGGGCCGGAGCCTGATCAATCCCCTGGCCACGCTGGCGCGGCGCCTCTACGTGCGGCTCTGGCTGGCGGTGGTGCTGGCGGTCGCGGTGCTGACCCTGCTGGTGGGCTGGGCCTGGCGCGCGGCAGCGGACCTGCCGCTGCGCGAAGTGGTGGTGCGCAACGAGGCCGGCCAGGTGATTGGCAACGGGCAGTCGCGCATGCGCCCGCCGCCGCCGGCCGATGCCGAGGCCACCGCGCCGCCGCAAGAATCGCCCGAGGACGAGTCGCGCGCCGGCGCGCCGGGCCATCCGGGCCCGGGGCCGCAGTTCGTGGTCCGCATGAACGACGGCCAGACCCTGCACATCCACCTGCCACGCCCGCAGCGCTCGCCGTGGACGCGCGCGCCGTTCGGCTTTTTCTGGATGCTCGGGCTGGTCGGGGTGGCCGTGGCGCTGGCCACCTACCCCATCATCCGCACCCTCACGCGGCACCTGGAGCAATTGCAGCGCGGGGTCGAGCAGTGGGGCGCGGGCGACCTGTCGGTGCGCGTGCCGGTGCGCGGGCAGGACGAGGTGGCCTTCCTGGCCGAGCGCTTCAACAGCGCCGCCGAGCGCATCGAAACGCTGGTGAAGTCGCACAAGTCGCTGCTGGCCAATGCCTCGCACGAGTTGCGCTCGCCGCTCACGCGCATCCGCATGGGGCTGGAGCTGATGGGCACGCAGCCGTCGCCCGCCTTCCGCCAGGAGATTTCGCGCAACATCGCCGAGCTGGACCAACTGATCGACGAAATCCTGCTGGCCAGCCGCCTCGACGCGCGCGAGGCCGACCTGGGCACCGTGGAGCCGGTCGACCTGACCGGCCTCGCTGCCGAGGAATGCGCCCGGCTCGGCGCGGAGCTCGATGCCGGCACGCAGGACGTGACGGTGCGCGGCGTCTCCAAGCTGCTGCGGCGCGCGATCCGCAACCTGCTGGAAAACGCGCGGCGCTATACCGATGGCGACATCACGGTGATCGTGCGCTGCGAAGGCCGGCAGGCCGTACTGCAGGTCTGCGACCGCGGCCCGGGCGTGCCCGCCGGGCAGCGCGAGCGCATCTTCGAGCCGTTCTACCGGATGCCCGGCGCCAGCGAACGCGAAGGCGGCGTCGGGCTCGGGCTGTCGCTGGTCCGCTCGATCGCCTTGCGCCACGGCGGCTCGGTCCGCTGCGAGGCGCGCGAAGGCGGCGGCGCCTGCTTCGTGCTGCAACTGCCGCTTCAGCAGGTGTAA